One genomic region from Tripterygium wilfordii isolate XIE 37 chromosome 20, ASM1340144v1, whole genome shotgun sequence encodes:
- the LOC119986860 gene encoding uncharacterized protein LOC119986860 — MFEKNNVERESVNQRRQVEEVTFFGIDSGLHDAITSGDAIAEEIGKQTLLPSSHNGSPRYRIQNYQDAVAICRWAGYPDLFITFTCNPKWPEIQHMLGTIHQSDPSMRPDIVDQVFHIKLNELMNDIKKNKHFGRTIAILYTIEFQKRGLPHAYISVFLHLDDKSPTATQIDRIISAEISNKECDYKGYMAVQNYMIHGPCGVVNNKSPCMVDNRITKHFPKKFNNETTIDGDGFPIYWRRKTKAFVIKKEVPLDNWYVVPYNRDLLVKYQAHLNVELCNHSRSIKYFFKYVTKQPDRAIDVLHLGPNEIDGRKLTNSSNVDEVKQYVDCRYISATEACWRIFQFNINYREPGVERLSFHLPNQQSIIFQDDYVLEDVWHKAELQWKKRRAGKCIGRIYYAHPTSGERYYLRMLLNVVKGPTSFEDIRTVNGVVFDTFKEACYALGLLEDDKEWSECLEEVAIWATGEQLRQFFATLLLFCEVSDPLALWNKHLELLTDGILYNKREALNFLEQQLSEMQIHNYALHEVDQNLRKNGKSLCDFDGMPIPE; from the exons ATGTTTGAGAAAAATAACGTAGAGAGAGAATCAGTGAACCAACGACGACAGGTAGAAGAAGTTACATTTTTTG gtatagatTCAGGTTTGCATGACGCTATTACGAGTGGTGATGCTATAGCTGAGGAGATAGGGAAACAGACATTATTACCTTCTTCGCATAATGGGAGTCCCAGGTACAGGATACAGAATTATCAAGATGCAGTGGCTATATGCCGATGGGCTGGTTATCCTgatctctttattacttttaCATGCAACCCAAAGTGGCCAGAAATACAACACATGTTAGGTACCATTCATCAATCCGATCCTTCTATGAGACCAGACATAGTTGATCAAGTCTTTCATATAAAACTCAATGAACTGATGAATGATATCAAGAAGAATAAACATTTCGGCCGTACAATTGCAA TTTTATACACAATAGAGTTCCAGAAACGAGGGTTGCCGCATGCTTATATTTCGGTATTTTTACACCTTGATGATAAGAGCCCCACTGCTACACAAATTGACAGGATTATATCAGCAGAAATTTCGAATAAAGAATGTGACTATAAAGGATATATGGCAGTTCAAAACTATATGATTCACGGTCCTTGTGGAGTTGTAAACAACAAATCACCATGCATGGTCGACAATAGGATCACGAAACATTTtcctaaaaaatttaataatgaaACAACCATTGATGGGGATGGATTTCCTATATACTGGAGAAGGAAGACAAAGGCATTTGTCATCAAAAAGGAAGTTCCTCTAGACAACTGGTATGTGGTTCCGTATAATAGGGATTTGTTGGTAAAATATCAAGCTCATTTGAATGTTGAATTATGCAATCATTCGAGGTCTATAAAATATTTCTTCAAGTATGTTACCAAACAACCAGACAGAGCAATTGATGTATTACATCTTGGCCCAAATGAGATTGATGGTCGAAAGCTGACGAATTCTAGTAATGTTGATGAAGTTAAACAATACGTAGATTGTCGTTACATCTCTGCTACTGAGGCGTGTTGGAGGATCTTCCAATTCAATATTAACTATAGAGAACCAGGAGTTGAGAGACTAAGTTTTCACTTGCCCAATCAGCAGAGTATTATCTTCCAAGACGATTATGTATTAGAAGAT GTCTGGCACAAAGCAGAACTTCAATGGAAGAAAAGGAGAGCAGGCAAGTGCATTGGTCGTATTTACTACGCACACCCAACAAGTGGAGAACGATATTACTTAAGAATGTTGTTAAATGTTGTGAAAGGACCAACATCATTTGAGGATATAAGAACTGTTAATGGTGTGGTGTTTGATACTTTCAAAGAGGCTTGCTATGCATTGGGGTTACTTGAAGATGACAAAGAATGGTCAGAATGCTTAGAAGAAGTTGCGATATGGGCTACTGGAGAACAATTGCGCCAATTTTTTGCAACTTTGCTGTTGTTTTGTGAGGTGTCAGATCCACTTGCATTGTGGAATAAGCATTTAGAACTTCTAACTGATGGGATTTTATACAACAAACGAGAAGCATTGAATTTTCTAGAACAACAACTTAGTGAGATGCAAATTCATAATTATGCTCTACATGAGGTGGATCAAAATTTGAGGAAAAATGGGAAGTCTCTATGCGACTTTGATGGCATGCCAATTCCTGAATGA
- the LOC119986861 gene encoding ATP-dependent DNA helicase pif1-like, whose translation MDSVNNKTGKTFFLSGYGGTGKTYLWKTIVSKIRSEGKFVIVVASSSIAALLLPGGRTTHSRFRIPIEPTEESTHDIKQGTQLARLICKTSLIIWDEAPMASKYCFESLDKTLRDILRNTFDNSANKPFGGLTTVLGGDFRQILPVIIQIGDGIVNRDDDNEWIEIPNDILLKPGTNALQTIVDSLYFELEKNYNDPIYLEERAILAPTNEVVDTINQFIVQKIQSEEAIYRSSDSICSQTSYMNNLDILYPTRFFNSLKISGSPKHQITLKVGLPIMLLRNINQSKGLCNGTRLIITQLGKWFVQAEIITRTNIGERVFIPRIVLSSSDTKMPFTIKRRQFPIDVCFAITINKSQGQTLKSVGIFLSRQVFTHGQLYVAVSRVTNRKGLKILQDDKDSPSQNLLKMLCLKRFSIKRDPRYCCRLLLNSHNPNFEGSIRVAYIVVILNANSETPYINLYVRYAWKLL comes from the exons ATGGATTCTGTTAATAATAAAACAGGAAAGACATTCTTTTTGAGCGGATACGGAGGCACAGGCAAAACTTACTTGTGGAAGACAATAGTTTCAAAGATTAGATCCGAAGGAaaatttgttattgttgttgcttCGTCTAGTATTGCTGCATTGTTGCTCCCCGGAGGAAGAACGACACACTCCCGATTCCGCATTCCAATTGAGCCTACAGAGGAATCGACGCATGATATCAAACAAGGTACACAATTAGCAAGACTAATTTGCAAAACAAGTTTAATTATTTGGGATGAAGCGCCAATGGCCAGCAAATATTGTTTTGAAAGCCTAGACAAAACATTAAGAGATATACTACGTAACACCTTTGACAACAGTGCCAACAAGCCATTTGGAGGTTTGACAACAGTTCTGGGAGGAGATTTTAGACAGATACTTCCAGTC ATAATACAAATTGGAGATGGTATAGTTAACCGTGATGATGACAATGAATGGATAGAAATACCCAATGATATCCTGCTTAAACCAGGGACCAATGCTTTACAAACTATTGTTGATAGTTTATATTTTGAATTAGAAAAAAACTACAATGATCCTATTTACTTAGAGGAACGAGCTATACTTGCCCCAACAAATGAGGTTGTAGATACTATTAACCAGTTCATTGTGCAAAAGATTCAGTCAGAAGAGGCAATTTACAGGAGTTCAGATAGTATTTGTAGCCAAACATCATATATGAACAACTTAGATATTTTATATCCAACTAGATTCTTCAACAGTTTGAAGATATCTGGAAGTCCCAAGCATCAAATAACTTTGAAGGTTGGCCTGCCAATAATGTTGCTTCGTAACATAAATCAGAGCAAGGGTCTGTGCAACGGGACAAGACTTATCATCACTCAACTTGGCAAGTGGTTTGTTCAGGCAGAAATAATTACTAGAACAAATATAGGTGAAAGAGTCTTTATTCCAAGAATTGTTTTATCATCCTCAGACACAAAGATGCCTTTCACAATTAAAAGGAGACAATTCCCAATTGATGTATGTTTTGCGATAACTATCAACAAAAGTCAAGGCCAGACTCTAAAGAGTGTGGGAATCTTTCTTTCAAGACAAGTGTTCACGCATGGGCAATTATATGTGGCTGTTTCAAGGGTTACAAACAGAAAAGGACTTAAGATATTGCAAGACGATAAGGATTCCCCATCTCAAAACTTATTGAAAATGTTGTGTTTAAAGAGATTTTCAATTAAAAG GGACCCAAGGTATTGCTGCAGGCTTCTGCTTAATAGTCATAATCCTAATTTTGAAG GTTCCATTAGAGTTGCATATATA GTTGTCATCCTTAATGCTAACTCTGAAACTCCTTACATCAATTTATATGTCAG ATATGCTTGGAAACTTCTTTAA